A single region of the Salarchaeum japonicum genome encodes:
- a CDS encoding XapX domain-containing protein: MNAIYVVLALLTGAITGALFRFLDVPIPAPPSLAGVMGIVGIYVGYKLVEYAGVEYDIVEALGL, translated from the coding sequence ATGAACGCTATCTACGTCGTCCTCGCGCTCCTCACGGGCGCGATTACGGGCGCGCTGTTTCGCTTTCTGGACGTGCCGATTCCCGCGCCGCCCAGCCTCGCGGGCGTGATGGGAATCGTCGGTATCTACGTCGGGTACAAGCTCGTGGAGTACGCGGGCGTCGAGTACGATATCGTGGAAGCGCTCGGCCTCTAG
- a CDS encoding TlpA family protein disulfide reductase: protein MTLDCMTPAPEWDESAHEDAVKTLASLDDSTHFRVWGADWCPDCTEQLPAFAAALAAADVSDDRVSTYPVERENGVKTGEKMTEYEVSLIPTVLVEDADGDELARFVEEEDQPIAEFLASELRAITA from the coding sequence ATGACGCTCGACTGCATGACGCCAGCCCCCGAGTGGGACGAGTCCGCCCACGAGGACGCCGTGAAGACGCTCGCCTCCCTCGACGACTCCACGCACTTCCGGGTGTGGGGCGCGGACTGGTGTCCCGACTGCACCGAACAACTCCCCGCGTTCGCCGCGGCGCTCGCCGCCGCCGACGTGTCCGACGACCGCGTCTCCACCTACCCCGTGGAGCGCGAGAACGGCGTGAAGACCGGCGAGAAGATGACCGAGTACGAGGTCTCGCTCATCCCGACCGTGCTGGTGGAGGACGCGGACGGCGACGAACTCGCGCGGTTCGTCGAGGAAGAAGACCAGCCCATCGCGGAGTTCCTCGCGAGCGAACTCCGCGCGATTACGGCCTGA
- the purD gene encoding phosphoribosylamine--glycine ligase — translation MTETVLLVGGGGREHAVARSLAPDCDLHACASNRNPGIDALAESFETLDETDPDAVAAHAEAVGADLAVVGPETPLAAGVVDALEAANVYAFGPREADARIETDKAFQREFMREHDIPGCPDFETFTDTEAACEYIDAYDGDLAVKPAGLTGGKGVKVTGDQVTKEEAKAYLREEDYDEVVLEERFVGEEFTVQAFVANGDVRPTPAVQDHKRAFEGDEGPNTGGMGSYSDAARTLPFMTAEDYDDAVAVLEAVVDALPTYRGVLYGQFMLTADGVKVVEFNARFGDPEAMNTLPVMETPFLDVLTAARDGEPLPELAFDTTATVCKYAVPAGYPTDPEAGARVTVTEDSVGEDAILFYASVDARDDGVYTTTSRSFAVVGLGETIADAEDRASDALAGVTEGFRIREDIGTAELVQRRIDHVERLRD, via the coding sequence ATGACCGAGACCGTGCTCCTCGTCGGCGGCGGCGGCCGCGAACACGCCGTCGCGCGCTCGCTCGCCCCGGACTGCGACCTCCACGCGTGCGCGAGCAACCGCAACCCCGGCATCGACGCGCTCGCCGAGTCCTTCGAGACGCTGGACGAAACCGACCCGGACGCGGTCGCCGCGCACGCCGAGGCCGTCGGCGCTGACCTCGCGGTCGTCGGCCCGGAGACGCCGCTCGCCGCCGGCGTCGTGGACGCGCTCGAAGCCGCGAACGTGTACGCGTTCGGCCCGCGGGAGGCCGACGCCCGCATCGAGACGGACAAGGCGTTCCAGCGCGAGTTCATGCGCGAGCACGACATCCCGGGCTGTCCGGACTTCGAGACGTTCACCGACACCGAGGCGGCCTGCGAGTACATCGACGCCTACGACGGCGACCTCGCCGTGAAACCCGCGGGCCTCACCGGCGGGAAGGGCGTGAAGGTCACGGGCGACCAGGTCACCAAGGAAGAGGCGAAGGCGTACCTCCGCGAGGAGGACTACGACGAGGTCGTGCTTGAGGAGCGGTTCGTCGGCGAGGAGTTCACGGTGCAGGCGTTCGTCGCGAACGGCGACGTGCGACCGACGCCCGCGGTCCAGGACCACAAGCGCGCGTTCGAGGGCGACGAGGGCCCGAACACGGGCGGGATGGGGAGTTACTCGGACGCCGCGCGCACGCTCCCGTTCATGACCGCCGAGGACTACGACGACGCCGTCGCGGTGCTGGAGGCCGTCGTGGACGCCCTCCCCACGTACCGCGGCGTGCTCTACGGCCAGTTCATGCTCACCGCGGACGGCGTCAAAGTGGTCGAGTTCAACGCGCGCTTCGGCGACCCCGAAGCGATGAACACGCTCCCCGTCATGGAGACGCCCTTCCTGGACGTGCTCACGGCCGCGCGGGACGGCGAACCCCTCCCCGAACTCGCGTTCGACACGACCGCCACCGTCTGCAAGTACGCCGTCCCCGCCGGCTACCCGACCGACCCCGAAGCGGGCGCGCGCGTCACCGTCACCGAGGACTCGGTGGGCGAGGACGCCATCCTCTTCTACGCGAGCGTGGACGCCCGCGACGACGGCGTCTACACCACCACCTCCCGGAGCTTCGCCGTCGTCGGTCTCGGAGAAACAATCGCGGACGCCGAAGACCGCGCGAGCGACGCGCTCGCGGGCGTGACCGAGGGGTTCCGCATCCGCGAGGACATCGGAACCGCGGAGCTCGTGCAGCGCCGCATCGACCACGTCGAACGCCTCCGCGACTAA
- a CDS encoding tRNA sulfurtransferase: MIPPGADTVLVRHGDVGSKSAKVQSDMERVLRENLERTLESRDIEAAVDVRWARIFARGDDVDAIADAATDAFGVVSASPCLVVDPSMRGIRRALANTAREHYDGGAFAVEARRAGSHDFTSQDIGRDGGEAVWEAVENDFQPEVDLDDPDITFFVECRDDAAYVFLEKRDGPGGLPLGTQRPLVALVSGGIDSPVAAYEAMKRGAPVIPVYLDLGPYGGPDHEARAIETVRRLSAYASGRDLTVHRVPTGPAVERVVEATGAERMLVYRRLMYRIAEAVAEEAGAVGVVTGEALGQKSSQTAANFAAVDDATTLPIHRPLFTRDKQDIVSQARDIGTFDTATVNAGCNRIAPDYPETNADPAAVRAAVPDDLPCLIETAVEDRDLVEVP; this comes from the coding sequence ATGATTCCTCCCGGTGCGGACACCGTGCTCGTGCGACACGGGGACGTCGGGTCGAAGTCCGCGAAGGTGCAGTCCGACATGGAGCGCGTGCTCCGGGAGAACCTCGAACGAACGCTCGAATCGCGGGATATCGAGGCGGCCGTGGACGTGCGGTGGGCGCGGATTTTCGCGCGCGGCGACGACGTTGACGCGATAGCGGACGCCGCCACCGACGCCTTCGGCGTCGTCTCCGCCAGCCCGTGTCTCGTGGTCGACCCGTCGATGCGCGGCATCCGGCGCGCGCTCGCGAACACGGCCCGCGAACACTACGACGGCGGCGCGTTCGCCGTCGAGGCGCGGCGTGCCGGCAGCCACGACTTCACGAGCCAGGACATCGGCCGGGACGGCGGGGAAGCCGTCTGGGAGGCCGTCGAGAACGACTTCCAGCCCGAAGTAGACCTGGACGACCCCGACATCACGTTCTTCGTGGAGTGCCGGGACGACGCCGCGTACGTCTTCCTCGAAAAGCGCGACGGCCCGGGCGGCCTGCCGCTGGGAACCCAGCGCCCGCTCGTCGCGCTCGTCTCCGGCGGCATCGACTCGCCCGTCGCGGCGTACGAAGCCATGAAACGCGGCGCTCCCGTGATTCCGGTCTACCTCGACCTCGGGCCGTACGGCGGCCCCGACCACGAGGCGCGCGCCATCGAAACCGTCCGCCGGCTCTCCGCCTACGCGTCCGGCCGCGACCTCACCGTCCACCGGGTGCCCACCGGCCCCGCCGTCGAGCGCGTCGTCGAGGCGACCGGCGCGGAGCGGATGCTCGTCTACCGCCGCCTGATGTACCGCATCGCCGAAGCCGTCGCCGAGGAGGCGGGCGCGGTCGGCGTCGTCACCGGGGAGGCGCTCGGCCAGAAGTCGAGTCAGACCGCCGCGAACTTCGCCGCCGTGGACGACGCCACCACGCTCCCGATTCACCGCCCGCTCTTCACGCGGGACAAACAGGACATCGTCTCCCAGGCCCGCGACATCGGGACGTTCGACACCGCCACCGTGAACGCCGGCTGTAACCGCATCGCGCCAGACTACCCCGAGACGAACGCCGACCCCGCCGCCGTGCGCGCCGCCGTCCCCGACGACCTCCCCTGCCTCATCGAGACCGCCGTCGAAGACCGCGACCTCGTGGAGGTACCATGA
- a CDS encoding PLP-dependent cysteine synthase family protein yields the protein MRDSILDTIGTPLVRLSSPEGATVAAKVESFNPGGSAKDRPAREMVRAAEEAGDIRPGDRLVEATSGNTGIGLAVVCAARGYDLTIVMPESKSEERRHLLAAYGADLELVAGEMADANDRAAEMARENPDTYLVSQFENEANPRAHYRTTAEEIIEQVEGREVDALVAAIGTGGTITGTATRLLEEYPDMDVVGVEPAENPVLTTGEPGEDDYQGMGPGFVSDLLDTDLLDSVETVPLDDAEAECRRLAREEGILVGQSSGAASIAATRVADRLAQPELDCPEPPAALADGGQYDDCPLVVTILPDSGERYLSAGTFD from the coding sequence ATGAGAGACAGCATCCTCGACACCATCGGCACGCCGCTGGTTCGCCTGTCGTCGCCCGAGGGTGCGACCGTCGCCGCGAAAGTCGAATCCTTCAACCCCGGCGGCTCCGCGAAAGACCGGCCCGCGCGCGAGATGGTTCGCGCCGCCGAGGAAGCCGGCGACATCCGGCCGGGCGACCGACTCGTCGAGGCGACCAGCGGAAACACCGGCATCGGCCTCGCGGTGGTGTGCGCCGCCCGCGGCTACGACCTCACCATCGTCATGCCCGAGTCGAAGTCCGAGGAACGCCGCCATCTCCTCGCCGCGTACGGCGCAGACCTCGAACTCGTCGCGGGCGAGATGGCGGACGCGAACGACCGCGCCGCCGAGATGGCGCGCGAGAACCCCGACACCTACCTCGTCAGCCAGTTCGAGAACGAAGCCAACCCCCGCGCGCACTACCGCACCACCGCCGAGGAAATCATCGAACAGGTCGAGGGCCGTGAGGTGGACGCGCTCGTCGCCGCCATCGGCACCGGCGGCACCATCACCGGAACCGCCACCCGCCTCCTCGAAGAATACCCCGACATGGACGTCGTCGGCGTCGAACCCGCCGAGAACCCCGTGCTCACCACGGGCGAACCCGGCGAGGACGACTACCAGGGAATGGGGCCCGGGTTCGTCAGCGACCTCCTCGACACCGACCTCCTCGACTCGGTCGAAACCGTCCCGCTGGACGACGCCGAAGCCGAATGCCGCCGGCTCGCCCGCGAGGAAGGCATCCTCGTCGGCCAGTCCAGCGGCGCGGCATCCATCGCCGCCACCCGCGTCGCCGACCGCCTCGCCCAACCCGAACTCGACTGCCCCGAACCCCCCGCCGCGCTCGCCGATGGGGGCCAGTACGACGACTGCCCGCTCGTCGTCACCATCCTCCCCGACTCCGGCGAACGCTACCTCAGCGCCGGCACCTTCGATTGA
- a CDS encoding ferritin-like domain-containing protein: MSSDEVTRLLKQAYQDEIETVMNYMSNSIVLDGVRAEEIKESLQTDIQEELGHAEQLGERLKQLDESPPGSGEFEAHQDSLQPPADTTDVLSVIEGVIEAEEDAISTYRDLIDAAEDANDPVTEDLAVTLLADEEAHRTEFRGYRKEYKND, encoded by the coding sequence ATGTCGAGCGACGAAGTCACCCGGTTGTTGAAGCAGGCGTACCAGGACGAAATCGAGACCGTGATGAACTACATGTCGAACTCCATCGTGCTGGACGGCGTGCGCGCCGAGGAGATCAAGGAGTCCCTCCAGACGGACATCCAGGAGGAACTCGGGCACGCCGAACAGCTCGGCGAACGCCTCAAACAGCTCGACGAGTCCCCGCCCGGCTCCGGCGAGTTCGAGGCGCACCAGGACAGCCTCCAGCCGCCCGCGGACACCACGGACGTGCTCTCCGTCATCGAGGGCGTCATCGAGGCGGAGGAGGACGCCATCTCGACCTACCGCGACCTCATCGACGCCGCGGAGGACGCGAACGACCCCGTGACGGAAGACCTCGCGGTGACGCTGCTCGCGGACGAGGAAGCCCACCGCACGGAGTTCCGCGGCTACCGCAAGGAGTACAAGAACGACTAA
- a CDS encoding DUF7127 family protein — translation MNERTSVSESGTMVRRYDYDDRTVVAADLGTSADGVSVDVVDGTAILVDETGERRQREFDVPAGDVAKATITNGVVTVEVER, via the coding sequence ATGAACGAACGAACCTCCGTCAGCGAGAGCGGCACGATGGTCCGTCGCTACGACTACGACGACCGGACCGTGGTCGCCGCCGACCTCGGCACGAGCGCCGACGGCGTCTCCGTGGACGTCGTGGACGGCACGGCCATCCTCGTCGATGAGACCGGCGAGCGCCGCCAGCGCGAGTTCGACGTCCCCGCGGGCGACGTGGCGAAAGCAACTATTACGAACGGCGTCGTCACCGTCGAGGTGGAACGATGA
- a CDS encoding thioredoxin domain-containing protein, whose amino-acid sequence MTDPLARNRLDDEGSPYLRQHADNPVHWQPWDAAAIDAARERDRPLFVSIGYSACHWCHVMEEESFSDPDIAAKLNDEFVPVKIDREERPDLDDVFMTVCQLVRGGGGWPLSVWLTPDLKPFYVGTYFPPDASRNQPGFRQLLDDIAESWRTEREDIEARADQWTAAARGELEDVPDPLDDAPGSDALTAVADAARERADDEHGGWGGQQKFPQPGRVHALLRAADRTGDRSSLDTATRALDAMADGGLRDHVGGGFHRYCVDRDWTVPHFEKMLYDNAELARAYTAAHQVADGDRYAEIARETLDFIDRELSDGDGFYATLDARSGDEEGSFYVWTPDEVDAAVADDTDAALFRARYGVTETGNFEGDTVLTVAESVAALADEHDLRDSAVAERLDRAREQVFEARAERTRPARDEKVISAWNGLAVRAFAEAGLVLDDAYAERAAAALDFAREELWDGNGVLARRWLDGERSGPGYLDDYAFLARGALTTYEATGDHRHLAFALSLARELVEQFYDSGTGALYFSTPDTPLARPQETEDRSTPSPVGVACETLLALDAFAPDEGFAEVAERALETQGAKIRESPLGHASLALAADTHETGHLELTVAADELPEDWRRVLADTYLPDRLLSRRPPTDGALAGWLNDLGVADAPPIWAGREASGKTGAGATAYVCRRACSPPLTTAGEIEEWVREFRP is encoded by the coding sequence ATGACCGACCCGCTCGCGCGGAACCGACTGGACGACGAGGGAAGCCCCTACCTCCGCCAGCACGCCGACAACCCCGTTCACTGGCAGCCGTGGGACGCCGCCGCCATCGACGCCGCCCGGGAGCGCGACCGCCCGCTGTTCGTCTCCATCGGCTACTCGGCCTGCCACTGGTGTCACGTGATGGAGGAGGAGTCCTTTTCCGACCCCGACATCGCCGCGAAGCTGAACGACGAGTTCGTGCCCGTGAAGATAGACCGGGAGGAGCGCCCCGACCTGGACGACGTGTTCATGACGGTCTGCCAGCTCGTGCGCGGCGGCGGGGGGTGGCCGCTCTCCGTCTGGCTCACGCCCGACCTGAAGCCGTTCTACGTCGGGACGTACTTCCCGCCGGACGCGAGTCGGAACCAGCCCGGGTTCCGACAGCTCCTGGACGACATCGCGGAGTCGTGGCGGACGGAGCGCGAGGACATCGAGGCGCGCGCCGACCAGTGGACGGCGGCGGCCCGAGGCGAACTGGAGGACGTTCCCGACCCCCTCGACGACGCGCCGGGGAGCGACGCGCTCACCGCGGTCGCGGACGCCGCCCGGGAGCGCGCGGACGACGAGCACGGCGGCTGGGGCGGCCAGCAGAAGTTCCCCCAGCCGGGCCGGGTGCACGCGCTCCTCCGCGCCGCCGACCGCACCGGCGACCGCTCGTCCCTCGACACGGCGACCCGGGCGCTGGACGCGATGGCGGACGGCGGCCTCCGCGACCACGTCGGCGGCGGCTTCCACCGGTACTGCGTGGACAGGGACTGGACGGTCCCGCACTTCGAGAAGATGCTGTACGACAACGCCGAACTCGCGCGCGCCTACACCGCCGCCCACCAGGTCGCGGACGGCGACCGGTACGCGGAGATTGCGCGGGAGACACTCGACTTCATCGACCGCGAACTCAGCGACGGCGACGGGTTCTACGCGACGCTGGACGCGCGAAGCGGCGACGAGGAGGGGTCGTTCTACGTCTGGACGCCCGACGAGGTGGACGCCGCCGTCGCGGACGACACCGACGCCGCGCTGTTCCGGGCGCGCTACGGCGTCACCGAGACGGGGAACTTCGAGGGAGACACCGTGCTCACCGTCGCTGAGTCCGTGGCGGCGCTGGCGGACGAGCACGACCTGCGCGACTCCGCGGTCGCGGAGCGCCTCGACCGCGCCCGCGAACAGGTCTTCGAGGCGCGAGCGGAACGGACGCGGCCCGCCCGCGACGAGAAGGTGATTTCGGCGTGGAACGGCCTCGCCGTACGGGCGTTCGCCGAGGCAGGACTGGTGCTGGACGACGCGTACGCGGAGCGGGCGGCCGCGGCGCTCGACTTCGCGCGCGAGGAACTCTGGGACGGAAATGGAGTGCTCGCGCGTCGGTGGCTGGACGGCGAGCGCTCGGGGCCGGGCTACCTCGACGACTACGCCTTCCTCGCGCGCGGCGCGCTCACGACGTACGAGGCGACGGGCGACCACCGCCACCTCGCGTTCGCGCTGTCGCTCGCCCGCGAACTCGTCGAACAGTTCTACGATTCGGGAACGGGCGCGCTCTACTTCAGCACGCCCGACACGCCGCTCGCGCGCCCGCAGGAGACCGAAGACCGCTCCACGCCCTCGCCGGTCGGCGTCGCCTGCGAGACCCTGCTCGCGCTGGACGCGTTCGCGCCCGACGAGGGGTTCGCGGAGGTGGCGGAGCGAGCGCTGGAGACGCAGGGCGCGAAGATACGGGAGTCGCCGCTCGGGCACGCGTCGCTCGCGCTCGCCGCGGACACCCACGAGACCGGCCACCTCGAACTCACCGTCGCCGCCGACGAACTTCCAGAAGACTGGCGGCGAGTACTCGCAGACACCTACCTCCCCGACCGCCTGCTCTCCCGGCGACCGCCGACCGACGGCGCGCTCGCGGGGTGGCTAAACGACCTCGGCGTTGCGGACGCCCCGCCGATTTGGGCGGGCCGGGAAGCCAGCGGGAAGACGGGAGCAGGGGCGACGGCGTACGTGTGTCGGCGCGCGTGCTCGCCGCCGCTCACGACCGCCGGAGAAATCGAGGAGTGGGTTCGGGAGTTCAGGCCGTAA
- a CDS encoding DUF5804 family protein, whose translation MTRVCLVEDDDSSLPLDLYGYDTARRALATYDLTEPWDNTVVLDTVSLGAAVSLLNDLNWYLARLTSDAFVQDPSVSRHEWLSRPLAREIRDGNVSPDDPINRLKVYGVENGRLVDPTNVLRGSGGDGDYERSEYDDTVVVRVTQDEFF comes from the coding sequence ATGACTCGGGTCTGCCTCGTCGAGGACGACGACTCAAGCCTCCCACTCGACCTCTACGGCTACGACACCGCCCGCCGCGCGCTCGCCACCTACGACCTCACCGAACCCTGGGACAACACCGTCGTCCTCGACACCGTCAGCCTCGGCGCGGCCGTCAGCCTCCTCAACGACCTCAACTGGTACCTCGCCCGCCTCACCAGCGACGCCTTCGTCCAAGACCCCAGCGTCAGCCGCCACGAGTGGCTCTCCCGCCCCCTCGCCCGCGAAATCCGGGACGGAAACGTCTCCCCCGACGACCCGATCAACCGCCTCAAGGTCTACGGCGTCGAAAACGGCCGCCTCGTCGACCCGACCAACGTCCTCCGCGGCAGCGGTGGCGACGGCGACTACGAACGAAGCGAATACGACGACACCGTCGTCGTCAGAGTCACCCAAGACGAGTTCTTCTGA
- a CDS encoding CDC48 family AAA ATPase encodes MKLTVKPLKQKDAGRGLAAIDRQSMQELGLENGDYIVISGKDSGRAVARVWPGYPEDDGQGVARIDGRLRQEADVGIDDKVEVEKADIKPAGAITVALPQNLRVRGDISPMVRDRLSGRPVTAGQTVHISFGFGGLGSSSGQQIPVKIADTEPDGTVVVTDSSEIQLSERPAEEIQTGGGESGDSTPNVAYEDIGGLDEELEQVREMIELPMRHPELFQQLGIEPPKGVLLHGPPGTGKTLIAKAVANEIDAHFETISGPEIMSKYYGESEEQLREVFDEAEENTPAIIFIDEIDSIAPKRGETSGDVERRVVAQLLSLMDGLEERGDVTVIAATNRVDAIDPALRRGGRFDREIEIGVPDKDGRKEILQVHTRGMPLADGIDLDEYAENTHGFVGADIESLAKESAMNALRRVRPQIDLESEEIDAEVLESIQVTESDVKDALKGIEPSALREVFVEVPDVTWESVGGLEDTKERLRETIQWPLDYPEVFESMDLESAKGVLLYGPPGTGKTLLAKAVANEANSNFISVKGPELLNKYVGESEKGVREVFEKARSNAPTVVFFDEIDSIAGQRGQNMSDSGVGERVVSQLLTELDGIEELEDVVVVATTNRPDLIDSALLRPGRLDRHVHVPVPDEDARRAILSVHTRSKPLADDVDLDEVAARTDGFVGADIEALVREATMNATREFVNSVSPEEAAESVGNVRVTMAHFEDALDEVGPSVDEEVREQYEEIEQRFETAESPEEEAFEPGHAFQ; translated from the coding sequence ATGAAACTCACGGTCAAACCCCTGAAGCAGAAGGACGCCGGCCGTGGACTGGCCGCCATCGACCGCCAGTCGATGCAGGAACTCGGCCTCGAAAACGGCGACTACATCGTCATCAGCGGGAAGGACTCGGGTCGCGCCGTCGCGCGCGTCTGGCCTGGCTACCCCGAGGACGACGGCCAGGGCGTCGCCCGCATCGACGGCCGCCTCCGCCAGGAGGCCGACGTGGGCATCGACGACAAGGTCGAAGTGGAGAAGGCGGACATCAAGCCCGCCGGCGCGATCACGGTCGCGCTCCCGCAGAACCTCCGCGTACGCGGCGACATCTCCCCGATGGTGCGCGACCGCCTGAGCGGCCGCCCCGTCACCGCCGGACAGACCGTCCACATCAGCTTCGGGTTCGGCGGCCTCGGGTCGTCGAGCGGCCAGCAGATTCCCGTGAAAATCGCGGACACGGAACCCGACGGCACGGTCGTCGTCACGGACTCCAGCGAGATTCAGCTCTCCGAGCGGCCCGCCGAGGAGATTCAGACGGGCGGCGGCGAGAGCGGCGACAGCACGCCGAACGTCGCGTACGAGGACATCGGCGGCCTGGACGAGGAACTCGAACAGGTGCGGGAGATGATCGAACTCCCGATGCGCCACCCCGAACTGTTCCAGCAACTCGGCATCGAGCCGCCGAAGGGCGTGCTCCTCCACGGCCCGCCCGGAACGGGGAAGACGCTCATCGCCAAAGCGGTGGCGAACGAGATCGACGCGCACTTCGAGACCATCTCGGGCCCCGAAATCATGTCGAAGTACTACGGGGAGTCCGAGGAGCAACTGCGCGAGGTGTTCGACGAGGCGGAGGAGAACACGCCCGCCATCATCTTCATCGACGAAATCGACAGCATCGCGCCGAAGCGCGGTGAGACGAGCGGTGACGTGGAGCGTCGCGTCGTCGCCCAGCTCCTCAGCCTGATGGACGGCCTCGAAGAGCGCGGGGACGTGACGGTCATCGCCGCCACCAACCGCGTGGACGCCATCGACCCCGCGCTCCGCCGCGGCGGCCGGTTCGACCGCGAAATCGAAATCGGCGTCCCGGACAAGGACGGCCGCAAGGAAATCCTCCAGGTGCACACGCGCGGGATGCCGCTCGCCGACGGCATCGACCTGGACGAGTACGCGGAGAACACGCACGGGTTCGTCGGCGCGGACATCGAGTCCCTCGCGAAGGAGTCCGCGATGAACGCCCTGCGCCGGGTGCGCCCCCAGATAGACCTCGAATCCGAGGAGATAGACGCGGAAGTCCTCGAATCCATCCAGGTCACGGAGAGCGACGTGAAGGACGCGCTGAAGGGCATCGAGCCGTCCGCGCTCCGCGAGGTGTTCGTCGAGGTTCCGGACGTGACCTGGGAGAGCGTCGGCGGCCTCGAAGACACGAAGGAGCGCCTGCGCGAGACCATCCAGTGGCCGCTCGACTACCCCGAGGTGTTCGAGTCGATGGACCTCGAATCCGCGAAGGGCGTCCTGCTCTACGGGCCGCCCGGAACGGGGAAGACCTTGCTCGCGAAGGCGGTGGCGAACGAGGCGAACTCGAACTTCATCTCCGTGAAGGGGCCCGAACTCCTCAACAAGTACGTCGGGGAGTCCGAGAAGGGCGTCCGCGAGGTGTTCGAGAAAGCGCGGTCGAACGCACCGACAGTGGTGTTCTTCGACGAAATCGACTCCATCGCGGGCCAGCGCGGCCAGAACATGAGCGACTCCGGCGTCGGCGAGCGCGTCGTCAGCCAGTTGCTCACCGAGTTGGACGGTATCGAGGAGTTGGAGGACGTGGTCGTGGTCGCGACGACGAACCGCCCCGACCTCATCGACTCCGCGCTCCTCCGTCCCGGCCGCCTCGACCGCCACGTCCACGTGCCCGTGCCGGACGAGGACGCGCGCCGCGCCATCCTCTCCGTGCACACGCGCAGCAAGCCGCTCGCGGACGACGTTGACCTCGACGAGGTCGCCGCGCGCACCGACGGGTTCGTCGGCGCGGACATCGAGGCGCTCGTCCGGGAGGCGACGATGAACGCCACCCGCGAGTTCGTGAACTCGGTCAGCCCCGAGGAGGCCGCGGAGAGCGTCGGGAACGTCCGCGTCACGATGGCGCACTTCGAGGACGCGCTCGACGAGGTCGGGCCGAGCGTGGACGAGGAGGTTCGCGAGCAGTACGAGGAGATAGAACAGCGCTTCGAGACGGCGGAGAGTCCCGAGGAAGAGGCGTTCGAGCCGGGACACGCCTTCCAGTAA
- a CDS encoding DUF63 family protein codes for MTFPETDRERTWAAGVGAAVLALVGGSLLFYDTVYGGFVWHYFWGPVYADAHGAACAAWNGGSPVLLDSAVQCASATEPVAYPGYTLVSEVGYMVTLIVMLSGVVFLLDRLNVGENRRLLFALLPFMFFGGALRVVEDANDALGGSAVPYPWNSFIISPLIYFTVFFLAVGALVLAVWIARRDYTDDYYRPLAAIGSAVLAASLAYLGYLAATTDRVHFLPVFTVLTIGIATVLAVAVYKGADAFAPEINYGTGLAGAVVIWGHAVDGVSNVIGLDWGAELGYPNGDLVPKHPVNSAVVDLTQQYVPQSITAVIGDAWGFLLLKLVAATFVVWLFNDELYEENPRFAVLLLVAVLAVGLGPGTRDMLRATFGI; via the coding sequence ATGACTTTCCCGGAGACCGACCGCGAGCGAACGTGGGCGGCCGGCGTCGGTGCCGCCGTGCTTGCGCTCGTCGGCGGGTCGCTCCTCTTCTACGACACGGTGTACGGCGGGTTCGTCTGGCACTACTTCTGGGGGCCGGTGTACGCGGACGCCCACGGCGCGGCGTGCGCGGCGTGGAACGGCGGCAGTCCCGTCCTCCTCGACAGCGCCGTCCAGTGCGCGAGCGCGACGGAGCCCGTGGCGTACCCCGGATACACGCTCGTGAGCGAAGTCGGATACATGGTGACGCTCATCGTGATGCTCAGCGGCGTCGTCTTCCTGCTCGACCGCCTGAACGTCGGGGAGAACCGCCGCCTGCTGTTCGCGCTGTTGCCGTTCATGTTCTTCGGCGGCGCGCTCCGCGTCGTCGAGGACGCGAACGACGCGCTCGGCGGGAGCGCCGTCCCCTACCCGTGGAACTCGTTCATCATCAGTCCGCTCATCTACTTCACCGTCTTCTTCCTCGCGGTCGGCGCGCTCGTCCTCGCGGTCTGGATCGCCCGGCGCGACTACACGGACGACTACTATCGGCCGCTCGCCGCCATCGGGAGCGCCGTGCTCGCCGCGTCCCTCGCCTACCTCGGCTACCTCGCGGCGACCACCGACCGCGTCCACTTCCTCCCCGTGTTCACGGTGCTCACCATCGGCATCGCCACCGTGCTCGCCGTCGCCGTCTACAAGGGCGCGGACGCGTTCGCGCCCGAAATCAACTACGGGACGGGGCTCGCGGGCGCGGTCGTCATCTGGGGGCACGCCGTCGACGGCGTGTCGAACGTCATCGGCCTCGACTGGGGCGCGGAACTCGGCTACCCGAACGGCGACCTCGTCCCGAAACACCCCGTGAACAGCGCCGTCGTCGACCTCACCCAGCAGTACGTCCCGCAGAGCATCACCGCCGTCATCGGTGACGCCTGGGGCTTCCTGCTCCTGAAACTGGTCGCGGCGACGTTCGTCGTCTGGCTGTTCAACGACGAGCTCTACGAGGAGAACCCGCGGTTCGCCGTCCTCCTCCTCGTCGCCGTGCTCGCGGTCGGACTCGGCCCCGGAACCCGCGACATGCTCCGCGCGACCTTCGGCATCTAG